In a genomic window of Flavobacterium sp. KACC 22761:
- a CDS encoding aldose epimerase family protein, with the protein MEIKHISHFQDASAFKSFGLTPDNEEILSFELSNKNGMKVQLINYGATVTSLQIPVDGKLVDVVLGFDTLESYIASYNLPSAPYFGTTVGRYAGRINKGMFSLNGKTFQLAGNNNGNALHGGNIGFGKKAWNVSDITSGENPSITFSLLSENLDQNYPGALHVDLKYTLTEANELQLEYKATTTEDTIINLTHHSYFNLNGQDSTVLDQEMTIVSDQFLETNSENIPTGKFTAVSGHDFDFRTAKNCPASIDNSFVIEPSNDVVATLYSPKTKLKMSVYTDQPSVHIYVGGNCFDTLKGKENANYHPSSGICFETQNFPDAPNQEHFPNSILKKGEEYRQKTVYKFENAK; encoded by the coding sequence ATGGAAATAAAACATATATCGCATTTTCAAGATGCATCTGCTTTTAAATCATTTGGTTTAACGCCTGATAACGAAGAAATTCTCTCTTTTGAATTATCAAACAAAAACGGAATGAAAGTGCAGTTAATCAATTACGGAGCAACTGTAACTTCACTGCAAATTCCTGTTGATGGAAAACTGGTAGATGTCGTTTTGGGTTTTGATACATTAGAATCTTATATCGCTTCATACAATTTGCCAAGCGCGCCCTATTTTGGCACAACAGTAGGCCGTTATGCAGGAAGAATCAATAAAGGGATGTTTTCTTTAAATGGAAAAACATTTCAGTTAGCAGGAAATAATAACGGAAATGCTTTGCACGGAGGAAACATCGGATTTGGAAAAAAAGCATGGAATGTTTCTGATATCACTTCTGGCGAAAATCCGTCGATTACTTTTAGTCTTTTAAGTGAAAATTTGGACCAAAATTATCCGGGCGCTTTGCATGTTGATTTAAAATATACTTTGACAGAAGCAAATGAATTGCAACTAGAATACAAAGCGACGACAACTGAAGATACAATTATCAATTTAACACATCATAGTTATTTCAATTTAAATGGTCAGGATTCGACTGTTTTGGATCAGGAAATGACTATTGTTTCGGATCAATTTTTAGAAACAAATTCAGAGAATATTCCAACCGGAAAATTCACCGCAGTTTCTGGTCATGATTTCGATTTCAGAACCGCAAAAAACTGTCCGGCATCAATTGACAATTCATTTGTAATTGAACCTTCAAATGATGTTGTGGCGACATTATACAGTCCGAAGACAAAATTAAAAATGAGTGTTTATACCGATCAGCCAAGCGTTCATATATATGTTGGCGGAAATTGCTTTGACACTTTGAAAGGGAAAGAAAATGCAAATTATCACCCTTCAAGCGGTATTTGTTTTGAAACTCAAAATTTTCCTGACGCACCAAATCAAGAACATTTCCCAAATTCAATTTTGAAAAAAGGAGAGGAATACCGCCAAAAAACAGTTTACAAATTTGAAAATGCAAAATAA
- a CDS encoding GntR family transcriptional regulator: MNIISIQNNIGLPKYKQIILSIEKAIDEEKLVKGDRLPSVNKVCLAFSLSRDTVLLAYDDLKKRGIIYAIPGKGYYVKSVETTIKQKVFLLFDELNIFKEDIYNSFLQHIGKNVQVDIFFHHFNIQVFQKLINDSNGNYTKYIIMPTNLLDTAPSIKTLPVGDVIILDQTNPDLRAYPAIYQNHQKDIFEGLYNAKGRLKNYKKLILIFPGFREPLGMKLGFEAFCSEYNFEYEIISEFTDRKIAVGDVYIIPTDRELVHVIENARNQNLKLGIDFGIISYNETRLKKIVANGITTISTHFETMGKILAEMVLKGKKEQIENKSSLIMRNSL; encoded by the coding sequence ATGAATATTATTTCAATTCAGAATAACATTGGTTTGCCAAAATATAAGCAGATAATTCTTTCAATTGAAAAAGCGATTGATGAAGAAAAATTAGTAAAAGGTGATAGACTTCCATCAGTAAATAAAGTTTGTCTGGCTTTTTCGTTGTCACGCGATACGGTTTTGTTGGCTTATGATGACTTAAAAAAAAGAGGAATTATTTATGCCATTCCGGGCAAAGGCTATTATGTGAAAAGCGTTGAAACCACTATAAAACAGAAGGTTTTTTTACTTTTTGATGAATTGAATATTTTCAAAGAAGACATTTATAATTCGTTTTTACAGCATATCGGAAAAAATGTGCAGGTTGATATTTTCTTTCATCATTTCAATATTCAGGTTTTTCAAAAGCTCATTAATGACAGCAATGGCAATTACACGAAATATATTATTATGCCAACAAATTTGCTCGATACGGCTCCTTCAATAAAAACCCTACCAGTAGGCGATGTTATTATACTGGATCAGACAAATCCCGATTTGAGAGCGTATCCGGCAATTTATCAAAATCACCAGAAAGATATTTTTGAAGGTTTGTATAACGCTAAAGGAAGATTGAAAAACTATAAAAAACTGATTTTAATTTTCCCCGGATTTCGAGAACCGCTTGGTATGAAATTGGGTTTTGAAGCCTTTTGTTCTGAATACAATTTTGAATATGAAATTATAAGCGAATTTACAGACCGAAAAATTGCTGTTGGCGACGTTTATATTATCCCGACCGATCGTGAATTAGTTCATGTAATTGAAAATGCACGAAATCAGAATTTGAAATTAGGAATTGATTTTGGGATTATTTCTTATAACGAAACGCGGTTGAAAAAAATCGTAGCAAACGGAATTACGACCATTTCGACTCATTTTGAAACCATGGGGAAAATTTTGGCCGAAATGGTTTTGAAAGGAAAAAAAGAACAGATCGAAAATAAATCGTCTTTGATTATGCGTAATTCGTTGTAA
- a CDS encoding transketolase produces the protein MNKKIDQLAADNIRALAISMVEKAKSGHPGGAMGGADFMHILYTEYLKYDPSDMHWIFRDRFFMDAGHLSALMYAQYHLLGNFEKTDLENFRQWGSVTPGHPEIDVKRGIENTSGPLGQGHAMGVGAAIAAKFLSARFDNLFDHKIYGFITDGGVQEEISQGAGRIAGHLGLNNFIMFYDSNDVQLSSMTDEVTNENTAMKYESWGWKVITIDGHNHDEIRSALDAANAETEKPTLIIGRTIMGKGCVTADGTMYEGQCELHGKPISGTKANFEKTLLNLGANPEDAFAVYQDVADFYKNVLANKTAKAAESKATFSVWENQNPELAQKIKNFFNGDLPNLDFASIAQKANAATRDASAAVLGYLAENLENMIVSSADLSNSDKTDGFLKKSSVLKRDDFSGGFLQAGVAELTMAAIANGIALHGGVIPVVATFFVFSDYMKPAIRLSAIQELPVKYVWTHDSFRVGEDGPTHQPIEQEAQIRLLEKIKNHSGDQSFVALRPADAVETSVAWQMALENKKTPTGLILSRQDIKDLPTNGNSRFEDALQAQKGGYLVKSVSNPDITLIANGSEVATLIEAAKELEQTISIKINVASIISEGLFRSQSKQYQESIIPNDGLVFGLTAGLPVNLENLAGRNGKVFGLEHFGYSAPASVLDQKFGFTSKNAGEEIMKYLKENNYNVAK, from the coding sequence ATGAACAAGAAAATAGATCAATTAGCAGCAGATAATATAAGAGCTTTAGCTATTTCAATGGTGGAGAAAGCAAAATCGGGACATCCGGGAGGAGCGATGGGCGGAGCAGATTTCATGCATATTTTATACACGGAATATTTGAAATACGATCCAAGCGACATGCATTGGATTTTTAGAGACCGCTTTTTTATGGATGCAGGACATCTTTCAGCTTTGATGTATGCACAATATCATTTACTCGGAAATTTTGAAAAAACCGATTTAGAGAATTTCAGACAATGGGGATCTGTTACGCCAGGACATCCCGAAATTGATGTAAAAAGAGGAATCGAAAATACTTCTGGACCATTAGGACAAGGACATGCAATGGGTGTTGGAGCAGCAATTGCGGCTAAATTTTTATCGGCAAGATTTGATAATTTATTTGATCACAAAATTTACGGGTTTATTACCGATGGCGGAGTTCAGGAAGAAATTTCGCAAGGAGCCGGTCGAATTGCGGGACATTTGGGATTGAACAATTTCATTATGTTTTATGATTCCAATGATGTACAACTATCGTCTATGACAGATGAGGTTACAAACGAAAATACAGCAATGAAATATGAATCATGGGGTTGGAAAGTTATTACGATTGACGGCCATAATCATGATGAAATACGTTCGGCGCTTGATGCAGCAAACGCTGAAACAGAAAAACCAACTTTGATTATTGGAAGAACAATAATGGGTAAAGGTTGTGTTACCGCCGACGGAACAATGTATGAAGGACAATGTGAATTGCATGGAAAACCAATTAGCGGAACAAAAGCAAATTTTGAAAAAACTCTTTTAAATCTTGGCGCAAATCCAGAAGATGCTTTTGCAGTTTACCAAGATGTTGCCGATTTTTATAAAAATGTCTTAGCAAACAAAACAGCAAAAGCAGCTGAAAGTAAAGCGACATTTTCTGTTTGGGAAAATCAAAATCCTGAATTAGCTCAAAAAATCAAAAACTTCTTCAATGGCGATTTGCCAAATTTAGATTTTGCTTCAATTGCTCAAAAAGCAAATGCAGCAACACGTGATGCTTCGGCCGCAGTTTTAGGATATTTGGCTGAAAATCTAGAAAATATGATTGTGTCTTCTGCAGATTTATCGAACAGTGATAAAACAGATGGCTTCTTGAAAAAATCTTCGGTTTTAAAAAGAGATGATTTCAGTGGAGGATTTTTGCAAGCTGGAGTTGCAGAGCTGACAATGGCAGCAATCGCAAACGGAATTGCGTTGCATGGCGGTGTCATTCCGGTTGTGGCTACATTTTTTGTTTTCTCAGATTATATGAAACCGGCAATTCGTTTGTCTGCCATTCAGGAACTTCCGGTAAAATATGTCTGGACGCACGATTCTTTCCGCGTAGGCGAAGACGGACCAACGCATCAGCCAATTGAGCAGGAAGCGCAGATTAGATTATTGGAAAAAATCAAAAACCATTCTGGTGATCAAAGTTTTGTGGCATTGCGCCCTGCAGATGCTGTCGAAACTTCAGTGGCTTGGCAAATGGCACTTGAAAATAAGAAAACACCAACTGGACTTATTCTATCCAGACAAGATATTAAGGATCTTCCAACAAATGGAAATTCAAGATTTGAAGATGCCTTGCAAGCGCAAAAAGGTGGTTATTTGGTAAAATCAGTATCAAACCCAGATATTACTTTAATTGCGAATGGTTCTGAAGTAGCAACACTTATTGAAGCCGCGAAGGAATTGGAACAAACGATCAGCATAAAAATAAATGTTGCCTCAATTATTTCTGAAGGACTTTTTAGATCACAGTCAAAACAATATCAAGAAAGTATAATTCCGAATGATGGATTGGTATTTGGCCTTACGGCGGGACTTCCTGTAAATCTGGAAAATCTTGCGGGAAGAAACGGAAAAGTTTTTGGATTAGAACATTTTGGATACTCGGCGCCAGCTTCAGTTTTGGATCAAAAATTCGGATTTACAAGCAAAAACGCAGGTGAGGAAATTATGAAATATTTAAAAGAAAATAATTATAACGTAGCAAAATAA
- the fsa gene encoding fructose-6-phosphate aldolase, with product MKFFIDTANLKDIKEANDLGVLDGVTTNPSLMAKEGITGAQNILDHYVKICELVDGDVSAEVISTDFEGMIAEGEKLAALHPQIVVKIPMIKDGVKAIKYFSNKGIRTNCTLVFSSGQALLAAKAGATYVSPFIGRLDDVSTDGMNLIEEIRLIYDNFGFETQILAASVRNVMHIINCAKIGSDVITGPLSAIEGLLKHPLTDIGLAQFLADYQKGNS from the coding sequence ATGAAGTTTTTTATAGACACAGCAAATTTAAAAGATATTAAGGAAGCCAATGATTTAGGGGTTTTAGATGGTGTAACCACAAATCCTTCGTTGATGGCAAAAGAAGGAATTACGGGAGCTCAAAACATTTTAGATCATTATGTGAAAATTTGCGAATTAGTAGATGGAGATGTAAGCGCTGAGGTAATTTCGACCGATTTTGAAGGAATGATTGCCGAAGGCGAAAAATTAGCGGCATTGCATCCGCAGATTGTAGTGAAAATTCCGATGATAAAAGATGGTGTAAAAGCAATCAAATATTTTTCGAATAAAGGAATCAGAACCAATTGTACTTTGGTCTTTTCATCTGGCCAGGCATTATTGGCGGCAAAAGCGGGAGCAACTTATGTTTCGCCGTTTATTGGGCGTTTGGACGATGTTTCGACTGACGGAATGAATTTGATTGAAGAAATCAGATTGATTTATGACAATTTTGGATTTGAAACTCAGATTCTTGCGGCTTCAGTTCGCAACGTAATGCACATTATCAATTGCGCAAAAATTGGGTCAGATGTTATTACTGGACCATTAAGCGCGATTGAAGGTTTGTTGAAACATCCGTTGACAGATATTGGTTTAGCACAGTTTTTAGCAGATTACCAAAAAGGGAATAGCTAA
- a CDS encoding NUDIX hydrolase, which produces MLNSYSSADKALLAVDCIIFGFDNQGLKILLIKRDFEPEKGKWSLIGGFLKRDEVLDNAAIRILNTYTGLNDIYMEQLYAYSEIDRDPVERTISVSYYALINIENHNAELIKNYHAQWFSITDAPNLIFDHNEMVEHAIRRLRYRTSIKPIGFELLPEKFTMRQLLELYEAILSKELDKRNFISKINSLGILNKLDEKDMGSSRKGSYLYTFNKEKYEEKLLNDFVLNL; this is translated from the coding sequence ATGCTAAACAGTTATAGCTCTGCCGATAAAGCATTATTAGCAGTAGATTGTATCATTTTTGGTTTCGACAATCAAGGATTAAAAATACTTTTGATTAAAAGGGACTTTGAGCCAGAAAAGGGCAAATGGTCTTTGATTGGAGGATTTTTGAAACGTGACGAAGTACTAGACAATGCCGCGATTAGAATTTTAAATACATATACAGGTTTAAACGACATTTACATGGAGCAGCTTTATGCCTACTCTGAAATTGATCGTGATCCTGTTGAAAGAACTATTTCAGTTTCTTATTATGCTTTGATTAATATCGAAAATCATAATGCAGAACTGATCAAAAATTACCATGCACAATGGTTTAGTATTACCGATGCGCCAAACTTGATTTTTGACCACAACGAAATGGTAGAACACGCCATCAGAAGATTGCGTTACAGAACTTCGATAAAACCAATTGGATTCGAATTGCTTCCTGAAAAATTCACCATGCGTCAGTTATTAGAATTGTATGAAGCTATTTTGAGCAAAGAATTGGACAAACGAAACTTTATCAGCAAAATCAACTCACTGGGGATTCTGAATAAACTAGATGAAAAAGATATGGGCTCTTCTCGAAAAGGTTCTTATCTATACACCTTCAATAAAGAAAAATATGAAGAAAAATTACTCAACGATTTTGTATTGAACCTTTAA
- a CDS encoding TonB-dependent receptor — protein MITNQRLFFYCNFLLPKKEWILALVMLLFSVNQMSAQGKTISGVVTSAQDKLPLPGVNIMIKGTKTVTTTGFDGEYSIKASPNDVLVFSFIGFQNKEITVGNQSKLDLELGEDTNKLNEVVVVGYGTQKKGDLTGSIGVVDMEAAKKTVTYDPAKMLQGQVAGVTVQSSGEPGGFVNVKIRGINSFTNNNPLFVIDGMIVASPNDFAPGDIESMQVLKDASAAAIYGVQGANGVVIITTKKGKSGKLDIKYKSLVGFQNVAKTWDVTDRVGYQKITSAAEQNAGLGIAPGNDPNSPSYIKNVDTNWQKEAFKTGLVQNHSLTFSGGAETLGYNLNTDYFKNTSYLNSPQDYERYSMNLNLYGKKGKFKYGSKIGYTKSGKENFNEYNGGESAIVDLLGAVPTMPVYDPNRLGGYGGTDNLTQRAISMNVIGYNNLITNNGQRSRFIGDIWGELEIIKGLKYKLDLSYDRLDFQNRKFIPPSDLGWYYITTNDEASLDVDNGNQQRTFVNNLLTYEITLNKHKIDALAGWIQERNDYYRHWSRGVGYTPGEISQIQYADATSAGEYKNTLTNISYLSRLNYSYDDRYFITGNFRQDKTSLFSEDNNTANFYSFSGAWKLSNEKFIHLPDWFNTIKLRGGYGELGNNTLGVYAYSPTINAFAGYDFNNQLAPGTTVVSAIDPNVHWEKTATSNVAIELGFLDNDLQITAEYYQKKSTDLLIGVPLPYSTGAFPASITTNAGAVKNSGFEFTATYNNNHHEFKYNISANLGTLKNEVLQIGLDGNPIYGAASKTEVGRSIGELYTYQVAGIFQSAADLASSPTQTNAGVGDLKFADLNGDGQITDADRKFMGVSIPKYSYGINFGANYKNWDFSMFWQGSGGNKVFNGLYRNLMTEQYGNHSVDALNYWTPTNTNTNVPRPIIGDPNGNARDSDRFIESGDYIKLQTLEIGYSIPMPKDLFIQRAKVYVNGQNLWIISKYRGYDPDFNYNDGLFSRGYDAGSFPNPRTISLGVEVTF, from the coding sequence ATGATAACAAACCAACGATTATTTTTTTATTGCAATTTTTTATTGCCAAAAAAAGAATGGATTTTAGCATTAGTAATGCTGCTTTTCTCTGTTAATCAAATGTCGGCTCAAGGCAAAACGATTAGCGGAGTTGTTACCTCGGCTCAGGACAAATTGCCTTTGCCGGGTGTTAATATTATGATAAAAGGAACCAAAACCGTTACCACAACCGGTTTTGATGGAGAGTATTCGATTAAAGCATCTCCAAATGATGTTTTAGTTTTTTCATTTATAGGATTTCAAAATAAAGAAATCACAGTGGGAAATCAATCAAAACTTGATCTTGAATTAGGAGAAGATACCAACAAACTTAATGAGGTAGTCGTTGTAGGTTACGGTACTCAAAAGAAAGGTGATCTTACCGGTTCGATTGGTGTAGTTGATATGGAAGCAGCGAAAAAAACTGTAACCTATGATCCAGCAAAAATGCTTCAAGGTCAAGTTGCCGGTGTAACAGTACAATCATCTGGAGAACCAGGCGGATTTGTAAATGTGAAAATTAGAGGTATCAACTCATTCACAAACAACAACCCTCTTTTTGTTATTGATGGTATGATTGTGGCAAGCCCTAACGATTTTGCGCCGGGAGATATTGAATCGATGCAGGTTTTAAAAGATGCGTCTGCGGCGGCTATTTATGGAGTTCAAGGAGCAAATGGGGTTGTGATCATTACAACTAAAAAAGGAAAAAGCGGCAAACTGGACATTAAATACAAATCGCTTGTTGGTTTTCAAAACGTAGCTAAAACATGGGATGTGACGGATCGTGTAGGATATCAAAAAATCACATCGGCTGCTGAACAAAATGCTGGATTAGGAATTGCGCCAGGAAATGATCCTAATAGCCCTTCATACATTAAAAATGTAGATACAAATTGGCAAAAAGAAGCTTTTAAAACCGGTCTTGTTCAAAATCACTCGCTTACTTTTAGCGGTGGAGCTGAAACTTTAGGCTATAACTTAAATACAGATTATTTCAAAAACACAAGTTATTTGAATTCGCCTCAGGATTACGAGAGATATTCTATGAATTTGAATTTATATGGTAAAAAAGGAAAATTCAAATACGGTTCAAAAATTGGATATACAAAATCTGGTAAAGAAAACTTTAATGAATACAACGGCGGAGAATCTGCAATTGTTGATTTGTTAGGAGCTGTTCCAACAATGCCAGTTTACGATCCAAACAGACTTGGAGGATACGGTGGAACTGACAACTTGACTCAAAGAGCAATCTCGATGAACGTGATCGGTTACAATAATTTGATTACGAATAATGGACAAAGAAGCCGTTTTATTGGAGATATTTGGGGAGAACTTGAAATCATCAAAGGCTTAAAATATAAATTAGATTTAAGTTACGATAGACTAGATTTTCAAAACAGAAAATTCATTCCGCCAAGTGATTTAGGATGGTATTATATTACAACAAATGACGAAGCGTCTTTAGATGTTGATAATGGAAACCAACAAAGAACTTTCGTAAACAATTTATTGACTTACGAAATTACTTTAAACAAACACAAAATCGATGCTTTAGCAGGATGGATTCAAGAAAGAAATGATTACTACAGACATTGGTCAAGAGGTGTTGGATACACGCCAGGAGAAATCAGCCAAATTCAGTATGCTGATGCTACAAGCGCTGGTGAATACAAAAATACACTTACAAATATTTCATACTTAAGCCGTTTGAATTATTCTTATGATGATCGTTATTTCATTACTGGAAACTTCAGACAAGATAAAACATCACTTTTTAGCGAAGACAACAATACAGCAAATTTCTACTCTTTCTCAGGAGCTTGGAAATTAAGCAACGAAAAATTCATCCATTTACCAGATTGGTTTAACACCATCAAATTAAGAGGAGGTTATGGAGAATTAGGAAACAACACACTTGGTGTTTATGCCTATTCACCAACAATCAATGCTTTTGCAGGATATGATTTTAACAACCAATTAGCACCAGGAACAACAGTTGTAAGCGCTATTGACCCGAATGTTCACTGGGAAAAAACAGCTACTTCAAACGTTGCGATTGAGCTTGGATTTTTAGATAACGATTTACAGATTACAGCTGAGTACTACCAGAAAAAATCAACAGATTTATTGATTGGCGTTCCATTGCCATATTCAACTGGAGCATTCCCAGCAAGTATTACCACAAATGCAGGAGCAGTTAAAAACAGTGGTTTTGAGTTTACAGCAACATACAACAACAATCACCACGAGTTTAAATACAACATTTCGGCAAACTTAGGAACCTTGAAAAATGAGGTTTTACAAATTGGTCTTGACGGAAATCCAATTTATGGAGCCGCTTCAAAAACAGAAGTTGGAAGATCTATCGGAGAACTTTATACCTATCAAGTTGCTGGAATTTTCCAAAGCGCGGCTGATTTAGCTTCTTCACCAACTCAAACAAATGCAGGTGTTGGAGATCTTAAATTCGCTGATTTAAATGGCGATGGACAGATTACAGATGCTGATAGAAAGTTCATGGGAGTTTCAATTCCGAAATACAGCTACGGAATCAACTTTGGTGCAAATTATAAAAATTGGGATTTCTCTATGTTCTGGCAAGGTTCAGGAGGAAACAAAGTATTCAACGGATTGTATCGTAATTTAATGACAGAGCAATATGGAAACCATAGTGTAGATGCATTGAATTACTGGACACCAACAAATACAAATACAAACGTTCCTCGTCCAATTATTGGAGATCCAAACGGAAACGCAAGAGATTCTGATAGATTTATTGAAAGTGGTGATTATATCAAATTGCAGACATTAGAAATTGGATATTCAATTCCGATGCCAAAAGATTTGTTTATTCAGAGAGCGAAAGTATATGTGAATGGTCAAAACTTATGGATCATCAGCAAATACAGAGGTTACGATCCAGATTTTAATTACAATGACGGATTATTTTCTAGAGGATATGATGCTGGATCATTCCCAAATCCAAGAACAATTTCTTTGGGTGTTGAAGTAACTTTTTAA
- a CDS encoding RagB/SusD family nutrient uptake outer membrane protein, which translates to MKYKVFNYITVFFSLALVTTSCVDNEDLNQVDPNVETAGSFWKTDQDAIEGVNAAYGSLLTDGTYMRSTPLLLDLKGDDTRSNSPWGAMYNVGRFNSNPTDPAIYGWAFETYYQGIYRANQVLTNVPEIQFEDAALKNRILGQAYFLRGLYFFHAVNMFKNVPLPTEIKLYTPQKTEAEGWAQVIADFKAAAELLPTSYDAITGIDKGQKGRATKGAALGYLGKAYLFTKDFANAKTTFKQVIDLGVYSLVSNYRDNFTTANENNSESLFEVQFSRDAGGVDLGWGGAPASGWGKTSARAITYAPRAFGWTDVQPSWALFNEYQQEKTKTGAVDPRLDATIFYNKPGGMQLYGKDFATFYATSPADLNDIFCRKYQNSDGQFADEYDWRSGINERLLRYADILLMYAECLNETGDTPGAYTYIQMVRNRVNLPDLATAKPGLTQAQMRDQIGHERFLEFPLEGHRFDDIRRWGWLQDATKLAWLKTRDAEFNSYAPGREYFPIPQLEMDNNPGTKQNDSY; encoded by the coding sequence ATGAAATATAAAGTATTTAATTATATAACGGTTTTCTTTTCATTGGCACTTGTAACCACAAGCTGCGTTGATAATGAAGACTTGAACCAAGTGGACCCTAACGTTGAAACTGCAGGTTCATTTTGGAAAACAGATCAAGACGCAATCGAAGGAGTAAATGCCGCTTACGGAAGTTTACTTACAGATGGAACTTATATGAGAAGCACGCCATTGCTTTTAGATTTAAAAGGTGATGATACACGCAGTAATAGCCCTTGGGGAGCGATGTACAATGTAGGCCGTTTCAACTCAAACCCAACAGACCCTGCAATTTACGGTTGGGCTTTTGAAACGTATTATCAAGGAATTTACCGTGCAAATCAAGTTTTGACAAATGTTCCAGAGATACAATTTGAAGATGCGGCGCTTAAAAACAGAATTTTAGGACAGGCTTATTTTTTAAGAGGTTTATATTTTTTCCACGCAGTAAACATGTTTAAAAATGTTCCGTTGCCAACAGAAATCAAACTTTACACGCCACAAAAAACAGAAGCAGAAGGATGGGCTCAAGTTATTGCTGATTTTAAAGCTGCTGCCGAATTATTACCAACATCATATGACGCAATTACAGGAATAGATAAAGGTCAAAAAGGACGTGCTACAAAAGGTGCCGCTCTTGGATATTTAGGAAAAGCATATTTGTTCACTAAAGATTTTGCAAACGCAAAAACAACGTTTAAACAAGTAATTGATTTGGGAGTTTACTCTTTAGTTTCAAACTATCGTGACAACTTTACTACAGCAAATGAAAACAATTCTGAGTCTCTTTTTGAAGTGCAATTCAGTAGAGATGCTGGAGGAGTTGATTTAGGATGGGGCGGTGCGCCAGCTTCAGGTTGGGGGAAAACATCTGCACGTGCAATTACATATGCGCCAAGAGCTTTTGGATGGACAGACGTTCAACCTTCATGGGCATTGTTTAATGAATATCAGCAAGAAAAAACAAAAACAGGAGCTGTTGATCCTCGTTTAGACGCTACTATTTTTTACAACAAACCAGGTGGCATGCAATTATATGGTAAAGATTTTGCTACTTTTTATGCAACGAGTCCAGCCGATTTAAATGATATCTTCTGCAGAAAATATCAAAATTCTGACGGTCAGTTTGCCGATGAATACGATTGGAGATCGGGAATCAACGAGCGTTTGTTAAGATATGCCGATATTCTTTTGATGTATGCAGAATGCTTAAACGAAACAGGAGATACTCCGGGTGCTTACACTTATATTCAAATGGTAAGAAACAGAGTCAATTTGCCTGATTTAGCAACCGCAAAACCAGGATTGACTCAGGCTCAAATGAGAGATCAAATTGGTCACGAAAGATTCTTGGAATTCCCTCTTGAAGGACACCGTTTTGATGATATCCGTCGTTGGGGCTGGCTTCAGGATGCTACAAAATTGGCTTGGTTGAAAACAAGAGATGCAGAATTCAATTCCTATGCGCCAGGAAGAGAATATTTCCCAATTCCACAATTGGAAATGGATAACAATCCGGGAACAAAACAAAATGATAGTTATTAA